CCATACACTAATTGCTATGATCTAAACTAACTCAAAAAACCCAAAACCAACAGTCTGtatattagatttttttaaaatggaTTCTGCCTTTGGAAAGAggataaaaaactaaatttagtgGTATATTTTGAATTTTCGTCAAAATGATTTTTCTGGtaaaattttgaatttgaattctGAAATTATGGGAATTACAAGTATGtactagaaaaaaatttaaatgccacttaattttgattaataccattatttaatctaaaatggtaaaatgttaacatttcagtgtttttattttataaagaacCCACAAAAATacattattatccagatttagtcATACTCTCTCTATGGGGAAAATTCACTCCCCAGATACCTATGGTATCAAAAGAATTGAGGGACTCTTTCCGTTTTATCAAGCCCTAGGTGACTttgtatgctggagtatctcccaaaaattttcgtacacacctGGATGTCACGATGAGTACAGCTTTCTACATTGCCATCGccagagatgttcatttagacccagttgTTTTATGTtgtctaggaggtttttgggaataacaccagtagtaaatagaataataggtactgtctgggtactttccattctccattgtctcctaatttatatttctagatctctttacttggcgatcttttcattgtatttaacatGCAAATTATTGCTGATAGGTAttgccacatcaataagtgttgtttgcctaataagtttattaactagtatgagatccggtctaagtagtccagagatggaagccccaaggaaacagaacaagaggaaggccccataAAAGATGGATAGATGACATAGAGAACCAAGAACCATCTGTTGTGAACCAAGTATATTGGAGCAATCTGCAAAATACCTAAATACCATAGAGAAAAAATCTATGTCTCCCTAATTCACAGCCATCTTAGTTACATTATAATATATGGAGCAAAGCAACACAAAATAGACTTAATCTCTTCTAGTTCTTCAAAATGTGTGAAATTCCTTTTAAAGGAGTTGAGTtaatttatatcaattattttatttgatCTAGATACACCATGACTAATTTTGTGACATATTATTTTTATGACTTTGTATGCACTTTCTGTGATAAAAATAGTATGATAATCTAACCTTGTAATATTCAATTGTTTTCTAATCTTAATTTGAATGGCTTTCATAGCTCATGCTCTTGGTTTTTAAAATTTACatgttttaaaaattgtttctattaatttacttttttaaGGTCATAAATGAATTATTAGCTACTGGTACTACCATATCATTCTCTTATTGTGTCATTACTTTACAATATAACTTATTATGCATTTCCTGTTGTACTTAATTTCTGCTTTAATTAGGCATATCTAATGTTTGCTGTGACTAGTTcataatttaattgttttattttaacatTATCAAGAAATTCGGCTAGTTAACTTACCAATAACACTCTTTTCTGGTGCAGGAGGAATAATCCTACCAACTTTCAAATACTTCTCAGTTAGTTTATCATGAAGACCAAGAAAATCACTAAATCTCCTAGAGACAGCAAATTCTTTTTTCTTAAACATTGgcatatttgtttttgttgttaCTCTGTAAGCCATATAAGCTCCCATACCATCACCTATTTTCTGAGGTTCAGTAATGCTAATGTCCAAAAATTCATCTTCCTTTTCCATCTCTTCTTGTGGGCTTACCTAAAGATGAATTTGAAAGGATATTAACAATATAATACACACCTTACAAGAAAGAGACAAATTCCACAGTTGGAAAACACACAAGTCATGATATGTGGCATGTCACCACAAgagataaagaaaaacaaattttactaCCTCTCATATAATTTTAGTAtcacataaaaatatacaattataTACCTGCTCCATACTTGGTGACAAGCTAGAGTGGTTGTTAATAGGAATATTTTCCAGTTCTTCTTTAAGATCAGAAACAGCTAACCTGGGCGGAACTGTCGGCTCGAGTTCATCTTGAACGGAATCCTGGAAAAAAACTGTTTTATCTTTTTTTCGatatataaattaacaaaaaaacttacttgaTGAGCGGATACAAAAAGATCGTCGTCGTCTTTACTTTGTGCCAGTATATCGATATTTTCGAATAAAGGGGGAGGTTCTACAGGTTCCGCCATTATTTCTTTCAAAGCAATTAATTAAGTTATTATCGCAAAGGCAGCAGTTGTTTATCCAACTGtagactaatttatttttaatgataaaataATATTCAAGTTATCTTTTGACACCTACTTTATTTTTGACATTGATAACAGCAGGCAGATAACAGAACAGGAATCATATAAATGTAACCAAAACGTCATTTCAAATAAGtcatatttcaaattttattcCATGAATTAGATGTTTATTTTAAAAGTCTTGAAGCCAATTTCATGGAAATTAATCAAACacaatttttcatttatattttaaaattaattctactaaatatttattttaataatttttttaacacacTTTGCTTCCACTTATATACATTGGATGGATGGATTGATTCATAGAGTATTGAaagcaaaaattttttattttaatagtatAATTATTAATAGGTTTAGATAGGAAAATAACAAGTAAATAGAGCAATCAGCGATTCCAATAaattattaatgttttattttaaattaaaaaggaatgaaaaccaaaagtattattctgtAATATTGGCAACAGTGACTGTGACTGTTATTTGAACGAATTTGAAAAATATCTACTATTATTACAATACAATATGTATAATTAAAATTACTTACATGAAGAATGTATTGGAATTAATAAAAAGAATTTACCTTTTATCTCAAATTAGTTACACCATGTTATATAAAtcttatacatatatacaaaatagACGTCTGGCTGCCTGATTTAAACTGTGGCTACCCATAAAAAGTGAGAAGAACGCTCTGATTGTCAACTTTACAACTTTGACGTTTGTTTCAATTTTCATTTTAAGTTTAAAGGGCTGCTGGAGAAAAATATTCAAAGTAAAATAAAATGTCTGGTTCGCTTACAGGCTTAACAACTCACACTAGAAAGGTGCAGAGTTTATATAAGAGATCACTTCGTATGTTAGAAAATTGGTATGATAGAAGGTAAACAATATGAATTGGTTATGTTATATAATATGGGTACATATTTTATAttcatttctctttttgtttgtgCCTGAAAACTTCTTAACCAATCTTATGACAGATACCATTATTGTATTACGATTTTAAATTTCCAGATTGGATAAAATTAAGTAGAGAGCTCAGATTTGGGTTGAAGATTGTGCCAGGAATAGAATCTGCTGAGAGCAGTTCTAATTGTAACATGTTTTGATATATTGTCTGTGATCTAACTGTCCTTAAATATTTTCCATACAAATTTCTATCAGTTGCATGTAAAATATCACTAGTATTGGTGCTTTCAGTTCTTGACTAAGTTCTAGATTTGTAGATAACCTAAACATTGAATGTAAAAAAGCACTTCACtacatttttttgaaaatataagGGAGTTTTCTATAACTGTATTGTCTATCTCTTGGATAAGATTCACTCTGTATACTCTAAAACTTTAATATAGGTCTAATATGTGTGGTTGGCGGACATAAGCAGACaagtcaatttttgagaaaagttttgtatttattaaaatcacctaaaaaaaattatctacCGCTGGAATAAAAAAGACAAGTCAAATATTACACCTGTGGTTCCTTATCAAATAGTGATCTTTTTCATACTCAcaattttatccatattagagaTGAACTTAACCAATCAAGTCCTTTTATCTGGTTTAGATCAGCGTATACCTAACCAAACGTTTGACTTGTCTGATTAGGTACAGTTATCAGAGAAATTTCTGGCTGGCGAAAAGACTGAGGGAGTTATGAAAAAAGGATTTTATGTAAATGATTTGTTCAATTTGTTCATGCAATTGATTACATGGCGTTTCTCATGTTTCTTATCACTTTCGATGTTTtcgttaatattattacattgcGTTTCTCTAGTTTCTTATCACTTTCAATGTCTTCATTGAATATCACTCAAAAATATTCAAGAGTCTTTTTTGTGACTATTTAGGTGCTAGCTTAAAATGCTATTTTACAGACCACCAATTTGGATTTATTCATCACCAGTCAACTAAGATTAATCTATTGGCTTTCGCTGATTTTATTTTGGAATCTTTGTAGAAAAGTACTAAAGTTCATGATATGTATACAGACTTCACTAAGGCATCTGATCATGTAAAccataaagttttaattaataaGTTATGTAGTCTGGTTATTCAGGGCAACTTTTAAAGTGGTTATCTTCTTATCTTACAGGAATAATCCAAACAGTGTGTATTCAAAGCTTCCAATCAAATGAGATAGAGGTGCCATCTAGTGTACCTCAAGGTTCGCACCTAGGTCCCCTTCTCTTTAATATCCATGTGAATGATATTGTCTCCTGTTTTGTTCATTCATACTCTTTCATGTTCTTTGATGGTGTGAAATAAATGGTATGAAACTCAATGTTAAAAAGTGTCAGTTAATGGTCTTTAGTCATAACAGAAACCCCACCAACCAACTAGACTACATATTCTaaacaaatattgtttttgtCTTATACTCTTATGgctaatattttatacattttagagaagtCTACAGGTATCATGCAGTGCTAATGAGGCAAAGATTTGatcaaaataaagatattggagATATTAGAATAgcaaaagatttgatttcaaaaGGAGAAACGGAACTCTTTGAAAATGCTCATTGGCATCCTAGAAAATGTAAGTATATAGAGCTTGCCACATCTAAAAACAGTGTAAGTTTTAAAAATCACTTTCATCCATCAGTTTTAGCAATCATAATATCAACTAACAAGCAATTTTTGGAAATCTAGTAACTTAAACCTAGCACTTAAATCTAAATTATCCCACTACATATTCCATGCATCAAATGAGGTGATGTGGTATCTGGCTTACTGATAAAATAAGGGGCGAAAACCATTTTTCTGTGTGAATTTCCATTTTGCAAACAAAATTGTGGATCAATAGTCAAATATGGATCGGAAGTGAACCAAAATTTTCCTCAAAGTTTTGATCAAAAGTTAAACAGGACACATTTACTAAACATATTTTTCCACACTGGTCACGAATCACAAAATAAGTGTATATCTATCATAGTGAATGATTCATACTCAGAACTTATACTGGATTTATAATCAAAATCCATCGTCAGTTTTTCTCATTATATTACAGTTTTTTCAATCTAAGACTGGATAGATAGACTGATGGACGGACAGACTAGCATAATCTATTGGATCgaaattttattttgatattatttctatctaatagttatatttgaaaatatttttttaagaattcttaaattagtgtaaataaaatttttatctgtTTTTTAGTCCCTGACTCACCAGGTGGTGTTGCCTATGGCAGAGAGGTCCCTCCTCCAGATTGGGTAGCTGATTATTGGCATCCTCTTGAGAAAGCCCAATATCCAGAATATTTTGCTCGCCGTGAACAAAGGAAAAAGGAATATGTAAAACTTTGGGAAGACAAATACGGAAAAGCTTCAACCTTTACTCcacattaaatttatttatgatTTATGTAGATTGATAGATGTTATATAATTCTTTTTAGAaccaaaaaacgttttttaatCCTCCTTTGTAAAAAATCTTCCAGAAAaactttttgtatattatttataaagtcagttgaaACATTTCACTCTGACGCGATTTATAAGGGCAGTTCAATATCACATTTACCGGTATTTGAACAATCCGCATACTTCATAGGAGAGAGATGTAAGAAACAGAGCATGGAAGATACATCTCAAATAAATATTGGACATTGATATGAAATGGATGTAACGAAtaagaggataagtttagcagataaacaacagggttttAGTACTGGTAGAtagaagtaaaaatactctgttacacagatgacgcaatattgatagcctatACAGCCTGAACGCTGAACAggtttttatattacaaaaaagagcaatcagAACTTTTACTATCACGTTGAAGTTATCTTTGCTTTGCATGGCTATATTCATTATAGTCTCTGGTGTTGTCTCTCCTAGTTTTGCTCTCATATCTTGTTGTTTATCTTGGAAAACGTTGCAATGGAATACGCAATGTTCTGCGTCGTCGCACACTCCGCATTCTATACATAAGTCATCTTCAGTTTTCCTTATGTGATATGTGCAGGACCTAAAAGAGCCGTGTCCGGTCAGGAATTGAGTAAAAAAGTAATTTGTTCTTTTAAACCTACATTGATACCACTGTTTCACATCTGGAATTAGTTTCTTCATCCACTGTGCTTTTTCTGTCTGTGTCTCCCATTCTTGTTGCCATTCGTTTAGCATTTGTTTTCTTACCTCGGCTTTGACCCCTATTAGGTGGCCGTTTACACTGTCGTAAATGATCTTACGTTCCTTCGCTAGGAGGTGGATGGGGGGCGTACCCGCAATCACCTGTATGGCTATCGTTGATGTAGTCCGGTACGCACTTACTACTTTCAAGAGGGGTTTTTTTTGATCTCTTGTTAATAATTCCTTATATTTTTTGAAATTCAACACGTCAAGCCATACAGGTGCCCCATATAGGAGGGTGGATTGTACTACCTGGAgatacatttttcttttatagGTACTTGGTCCACCTATATTTGGCATGATCTTTGTCATAGCAGCGATTCTCTGTTCAGCCTTCTGAACTACATTTATAAGGTGTTTCGTGTATCTCAAACCCGAATCAAGGTGTATGCCCAGATATTTAGCACAGTTTCTCGGTTCTATTTACAGAATATGCCTgtattaaattctttaataaactACCTTACAGCATCAAAATAGAAactgacataaataaatatagaaagtcTGTTCAACAGTTGCTCATACACTTTGAACCGTACAAAGTATAAGAATACCTTCAAGCTGACCTGCAGGGAGACTGAGGGCTCTTATCTGAATCTAAATGTCACTGTTATTAtccttatattttaatattacttttatgttaagTGTAGGTTGTTAAAGCAACCATTATAAATTGTAATTGACACCATTCTCTCTATTGACAATTTATATTTGTGTGTAACTTGTGAATCCTGAGAATAAagcttttttctattctattctaagatgaagatagtctgcaaagactggtctacagatttaacataagagcaaaagaatttaatatgacaatctcatctcagaaaactaaaacaataataatcAGCAAAGAaacaatcagatgtaaaataggaattgatggcatcagtattgaacaagtaatggaaataaaataccttggaattacattgtccagctatggagacctggacaaagaagtgagagatcaagtacaaaaagcaaatagactgacaggatgccttaataacactgtaTGGCGAAgtagacacattaacactgagatgaagtcaagaatttataaagccagtgtaagaccaataatgacatgcctcagaaacaagacacagccacaacacaaaggctactggaagcGGCAGaggagagtactgagaagaattacggAAATACGTTGatagatcgaaagagaagtgaagacattagaagaaaatgtaacgtacagtgtataaacgaatgaacaccaaataaaaaaaaataatggaataaccacataagagGAATGTGAGAGTCCCATGTCAAAATAGCAACAGATAAATCACCGATCGGCAGAAGTATTGAacgaccgtgcaaaagatggagtgacagcTTTCCACAGAAGCATTAATCCGCCAATtaataagcagaattgcttataaagaggaagcaGGAGATGTTATTTAAAATCACCAATATTTTACATGCTACTTGGACGTTCTCTACCGGCAGTGAGGGTTACAGATAAGAAACGCTCTTGACTCATGTCAGTGCTGTACAGCTAAATGTTTGTTTAGTATTTTACGACGTGtgataagtattttaaattattatactGTCATTATGACCTTTTGGCGATAATTTGAAAATGAGGAAAATATTAACCCAGAATCGAATTGTGTTGAAAGTAGAATTTAAAACGCATTGTTTTGAACATATATGAGTgcttaaaaaaagaaaatgaacaaaactCTGACAGAACTATTGTAAATAGAATAAGGCAACCTACAAAACTATTACTATCTACAATTTATCGTATTGCAAGGGAAGGAAACCTTATAAATTACTGTTTAAAACGGAAACGAACgaataaaaaattcagaaaaatgGACGATGATAAGAGTGCTATTCGAAAGACTTGTATAATTTCTACAAGGAAAACCAGGTACCTACACTACGTATGATTCAGAATGTACTAAGAGAATATCTTGATTATGACTAACGAGTGATTAAAAGGATGACTGGGCATTGTCATTTAAGAAAACACATACAAAATAGGTAAAGTGAATGAACCATGGTGCAGAAAATATGAAATGGAAGGGGAGACTGCTATACACATACTACGCAATTGTAATGTGCTGGGTGATATGAGACAGGAATTCACTGGTCAACTGAAGTTTACCACAGAAGAGATCCGTAAACTACCTATGAGAAAACTATTGGGACCGCACAGGACTTACTGgagttaaatgaaaaaaaaaacaatgtttggTACAAAGGTCTTACGAAGACCGGGGGCTATCATGACGACATGAATTTCATATGCTTCGAGAACATTTTCCAGAATGTAAATAGTAGTGGATAATACATCTTATCAGAGCCGCATTATTGAACACATTCCAACGATGACTGATAGAAAATCCGTCATGCAGAGCTGGCTACGAGAAAAATTTATCTGATTTACAGAGGATAGGGTCAAAGCAAAGCTAATGACAATAATCAAGGAGCATCGTGGTAGATATCGTCGATGTGCTGTTGTTTCAATGGCTAGACTTCATGGTATTACTATTTTGAGACTTACACCTTACCTTTACGAGtagaatttaatataattaatttggGCTCAAATGGAGGAATATGTTGCCCGAGAGAATGTAACATTTAAAATTGGAGATATTCAGCGCCTATTACAAACAAGTACAGCTTACATACATTCCATAAATTCGAAGAGCGCTATTGCTTATGTCTTGAAATTAGAAGAGAAAATGCGGAATTTGATGGGATAATGTAAATTATCTAATGTGATAATGGGATAATGTGATATTAAACATGTAATTGTAAGTGTCGGTTTAACCCCCGAAACCccctctgggtgcgccactgcaaCCTACAAAGGGTACCCCGTTAAAATAGGCTAAATAAACTCACTCCCAAAATTCAATTGTTTTCATTTGTTTACGTTCTACGTGATTAAAGAATAAGGCTCTAACGCAATTTTAGACCGCCACCCCCTTCCCCTACCACCGAAAACGtcaatttttattgttatttcctCCACCTCTCCAGTTTGTCTTGTTCATTGACATTTCTTTGTTTATCAAGAAGTAAACTACTTAAAGTTGACCTATATGGTCCAGTTATTTCTTGCATATTTTTCTACATATTAAACGTGTCATTATTTTTCTGCAGTTCTTTATCTTTATTTCAATACATTTGCTGCTGTACCATTTTTCTTTTGAATTCCCGAATTATTGATTTTGTTGTATACTTTACTGTTTTTACTTTTCTGTTCTCGTCTGTTTTCCATTAGTCCCAATGTTTCATCAATCATTCATTGTTGTTTgcgtttattaatagttttatactttttggttgTTTCTCGCATGATGGTTTTGATCTGGTCTTCGATGTTACGTTTCTTTAGATTTTCTGTAGTTATGTATTTCTTCCGACTCAACCTACGGGAATagatatataatacaagatagagtGATTGTTGCAATACCAGCACGTTcgcccagtgcgacagagaaaactggcgcaaagcagtccctgcatctctttctaatttaccaggtttatcgaccacgtgacctaaattaCAAAtgaggtcacgtggtcgataaacccgacCCATTAGacaaagatgcagggactgctttgcgtcagttttctgtcgcactgggggaacgtgACTATATTGTAACAGTGAGTATATTGAACTATTattataaatctaatttattatctattataaaatgtgctaacacttagtttattagagtctttgtttaatttatatataatcttacaataatttattttacactgacactattctaatttatataatttatttccgcgttacaattcaAACTAGACTCGATACAATTATTCTTTTCAGACTGTTTACAATGAAAATTCCTCTATACATATTTATTAACCGTTGTTCTGGAGTTTCCTAGAGTTCGGCCGGTGACCCTTGCTTAACGTTCTCGAACGCCATGGAACCCAGACAGGTTTTATCGGAGGGGACTCTActaaaaaatacttgttagaaaaatatgtttacagtttaggcatgagtcatatttatcgtaacaatatcttATATTATATGTCTATGCCTACGGGTCTTAAAAATAGACAAATTGTTTGAtgaaatgaatgaatgaatgaatactgtttatattatataatggCATATTCCCTACCTCTTAATTGACCCGCTGCTATTAAATTTTGTAGTTAGCACCTCCCAAGCATAATCTTTCGCTTTATTAGTAGCACcatctgtttttttattaagcaGTACTGGATGCTGTTTAATAAATTCAACTAGTTTAAACTTTTCGTCATACGTGAAATTTACAGCCCTTTTCTTATCCTCCATTTCACTATACgtatataaataatttacaaaactaaacaaatctaatttaaaaataactaactACTAATTAAACTAACTATAACTCGACAAAACTGAATAAAACCAACTTGAAAACCACAGTATAGATAACAAGTTGTTGTCTATACTGTTACTGTGTTGAAAACAAACAAttca
The genomic region above belongs to Diabrotica undecimpunctata isolate CICGRU chromosome 8, icDiaUnde3, whole genome shotgun sequence and contains:
- the ND-B22 gene encoding NADH dehydrogenase [ubiquinone] 1 beta subcomplex subunit 9, with the translated sequence MSGSLTGLTTHTRKVQSLYKRSLRMLENWYDRREVYRYHAVLMRQRFDQNKDIGDIRIAKDLISKGETELFENAHWHPRKFPDSPGGVAYGREVPPPDWVADYWHPLEKAQYPEYFARREQRKKEYVKLWEDKYGKASTFTPH